One genomic segment of Thermogemmatispora onikobensis includes these proteins:
- a CDS encoding 4'-phosphopantetheinyl transferase family protein: MSTMLPWYYWPCAPAQLSLAQGEVHIWCASLALPTARMAELATVLTPAEQEHAARFRSAQARQQFMVARAILRLILSRYLGLLPQQLRLRTNPWGKPELDPEPARLQPRLTFNLSHSEALALYAVTGGRAIGIDLEYLRPLPEAELEQLAARYFAPAEYRTLLSLADEEKLPAFFRCWTSKEAYVKARGQGLALPLDAFEVSLTPASPARLLASTEEPDAPQRWSLLAIEPAPAYTAALAVEGHIEHVAYFRWNDQEPSLFAT; this comes from the coding sequence ATGAGCACTATGCTCCCCTGGTACTACTGGCCATGTGCGCCAGCTCAGCTGAGTCTCGCCCAGGGCGAGGTCCATATCTGGTGCGCCTCGCTGGCTCTGCCCACCGCCAGGATGGCAGAGCTGGCCACAGTTCTGACGCCTGCAGAACAGGAACACGCCGCTCGCTTTCGCTCGGCGCAGGCCCGCCAGCAGTTTATGGTAGCGCGGGCGATCCTGCGCCTCATCCTGAGCCGCTATCTTGGGTTGCTTCCACAGCAGTTGCGCCTGCGTACCAATCCCTGGGGAAAGCCAGAGCTAGATCCTGAGCCAGCTCGCCTTCAGCCGAGGCTGACATTCAATCTGTCGCACTCCGAAGCGCTCGCTCTCTATGCTGTGACAGGCGGACGGGCGATCGGCATCGACCTGGAGTATTTGCGCCCTCTGCCAGAGGCCGAGCTGGAGCAGCTCGCCGCCCGCTACTTTGCGCCCGCGGAATATCGGACGCTCCTCAGTCTGGCAGACGAGGAGAAGCTGCCAGCCTTTTTCCGCTGCTGGACCAGCAAAGAGGCCTATGTCAAGGCGCGCGGTCAGGGCCTTGCGCTGCCTTTGGATGCTTTTGAGGTGTCGCTGACTCCCGCATCTCCCGCCAGGCTGCTGGCCAGCACCGAAGAGCCAGATGCTCCTCAGCGCTGGTCGCTGCTGGCCATCGAGCCAGCACCGGCCTATACCGCTGCCCTGGCCGTCGAGGGCCATATCGAGCATGTAGCGTATTTCCGCTGGAACGATCAGGAGCCTTCTCTTTTCGCCACTTGA